The Spirochaetaceae bacterium DNA segment ACCAGCACCACGGCCGCCGCCGGCTGGCAGCAGTCCCCCGCGGCAGGCAACGAACGGCTCCCGTCGGCGACCCGCTCGTCCTCCTGAGTCGGGAACATTTTTCTCACTCATGTCGGTGGCGTGCACAATTCGCTCGGGGCGCCGTGCCGCGAGCTGCCAAGAGCCGCGGCTGAGGCGAGGTTTCCGTACTTGGCACACTCTCTGCTTATACGTGGTATCCCGCGATGGAAGGACCATCGCAACCAAGCACTACCGCAACAGCGGAGGAGGAGTACCTTGAGTATTCGCAAGTACAAGAAGAGCGTGATCGCCGGATGCGCGGCCGTGGCCGCGGCGCTCGTCGTCCTGCCGGCAGCCGCCCGAACCTGGCACGGGATGTGGAGCAACGACGCCGAAACCGGCGCCCTGGTGGCCTCCGTGGACCCGGACGGCCCGGCGGCGCGCGCCGGCCTGCAGCGCGGCGACATCATTCTCGACGTCGACGGCGCCTCGATCGACAACCACCGCGACTTCCTCGAGGCGATCAACGACAACGGTGTCGACGACACCCTGAAGCTGGCGCTGCGACGCGGCAACGAGTCGGTGTCCCTCAACCTGACGGTCGGCGAGAACGCACGCGGCCCCTACCTCGGCCTGCTGCTCGTGCCCGGCGGCGCCGGGGCGTTCGAGGCGGAGACCTTCGGCGACCTGCGGGAGCGGCGTTCGCGCGGCAACCGTGCATGGCGCGGCGGCTGGCAGCGCGGCATGCCCCGGCAGCAGGATCAGGGCACGCTGCAACAGCAGAACACGGCGACGGCGGGCGGCGGCTCGATATAGCCCGACCTGACCTGCAACATGCCCGGGGATGGCGGCGGCTGCCGGCGCCATCCCCGGTTTCGTGTGCGCGGCATTCGTGC contains these protein-coding regions:
- a CDS encoding PDZ domain-containing protein — translated: MSIRKYKKSVIAGCAAVAAALVVLPAAARTWHGMWSNDAETGALVASVDPDGPAARAGLQRGDIILDVDGASIDNHRDFLEAINDNGVDDTLKLALRRGNESVSLNLTVGENARGPYLGLLLVPGGAGAFEAETFGDLRERRSRGNRAWRGGWQRGMPRQQDQGTLQQQNTATAGGGSI